The following DNA comes from Paenibacillus crassostreae.
GTGCAGAGTATACGAATGATCTGTATCATCGCGTTCTTCGCATTAATGTTTCTAAGATCACAATTACCAATATTCGAAAAATATGGAATCTAATTCATGAACTAGGCTATGAATTTATTCATGGATATCCGTCATCTCTAAGTCTTGTTTCTAAATTAGTGTTAGAGAATAATATGGTTAATCAATACCATCCAAAAGCGATTCTCCTTGTTTCAGAAAATATATATGAGCATCAGTATCACACGATAACTTCAGCTTTCCCTCATACCAAATTGCACGCACTTTACGGTCAGTCTGAGCGAACTGTCATGGCAGCTTGGACCGATGATTCACTAGCATATAGCTTCGTGCCTAACTACGGATATGTTGAAATAGATGATTGTACTAACGAGATGATTGGAACATCCTTTATTAATGTTGTGATGCCACTAATTCGATATGAGCTTATGGATATTTCATCAGGAATCATTCCTTCTTCAAGTCACTCTAACTATCTGTTCCCAACCATTCCATCTATTGATGGTAGAGTTGGAGAAATCATGTATAAACCTAATGGGGACATGGTATCATCCGCATTAATAGCTACAACTATACGTGGAACCCAATCTATTTCAGCATATAAATTAATTCAGCATCAACCTAATAAAATCGATATATTAGTAGAAACATTTCAATCCAAAGAACAGGTCATGGACGAACTCAAATTAGTCATAGAGAAGCTTAAATCTATTTTTACAGAATCGATGATGTTTAAG
Coding sequences within:
- a CDS encoding phenylacetate--CoA ligase family protein, encoding MNQSKGVAEPSYFPYRYSNVGRDFYEWLEKLEGLRDMDYEQIREAQFRSFASIVKLAYEHTIFYHQLYDEHGFHPNHLKDLSDIQRIPKITKAMVKESGLGILVSKYNPKMLSVSSTSGSTGNSLMVYSNRRIEEREWATTCYLWSSVGYRPGDGRVEFMGYFPGGAEYTNDLYHRVLRINVSKITITNIRKIWNLIHELGYEFIHGYPSSLSLVSKLVLENNMVNQYHPKAILLVSENIYEHQYHTITSAFPHTKLHALYGQSERTVMAAWTDDSLAYSFVPNYGYVEIDDCTNEMIGTSFINVVMPLIRYELMDISSGIIPSSSHSNYLFPTIPSIDGRVGEIMYKPNGDMVSSALIATTIRGTQSISAYKLIQHQPNKIDILVETFQSKEQVMDELKLVIEKLKSIFTESMMFKVHIVDYIPREVSGKLKTVEVANHVMYSLRRNGE